A genomic stretch from Caldicellulosiruptoraceae bacterium PP1 includes:
- a CDS encoding pseudouridine synthase → MRLDKFLANSGIGTRSEVKKIIKNGLVKVNGIVVLDSDYKIDENIDIIEVSENTINFKKDIYLMLNKPKGVICSTESSSRNVFNLLDSSYIHKKVHTVGRLDKDTEGLLIITNNGEYTHNVISPKKQIEKEYYVELLYDIDIEKIKEFEKGVILDDGYKTLPAKYEIIDNNKVNLIITEGKFHQVKRMFIAIGNQVTYLKRIRIGSLQLDNSLKLGEYKEINEEQAFLVFK, encoded by the coding sequence ATGAGACTTGATAAATTTCTTGCTAATTCTGGTATTGGAACAAGAAGTGAAGTAAAAAAAATAATAAAAAATGGCCTTGTCAAAGTAAATGGAATAGTTGTATTAGATTCCGATTACAAAATTGACGAAAATATTGATATAATTGAAGTTTCAGAGAATACAATAAATTTCAAAAAAGACATTTATTTAATGTTAAACAAGCCAAAAGGTGTGATTTGCTCAACCGAAAGTAGTTCAAGAAATGTTTTTAATTTATTAGATTCATCATATATTCATAAAAAAGTCCATACTGTTGGTAGACTGGATAAAGATACAGAAGGATTACTAATTATAACAAATAATGGTGAATATACTCACAATGTAATTTCACCAAAAAAACAAATAGAAAAAGAATATTATGTAGAACTATTATATGATATTGATATAGAAAAAATAAAAGAATTTGAGAAAGGTGTTATTTTAGATGATGGATATAAAACCTTACCAGCAAAATATGAAATAATTGATAATAATAAAGTAAATCTTATTATAACAGAAGGGAAATTTCATCAAGTAAAAAGAATGTTTATTGCTATTGGTAATCAAGTAACTTATCTAAAAAGAATTAGAATTGGATCTCTACAATTAGATAATAGCTTAAAATTAGGTGAATATAAAGAGATAAATGAAGAACAAGCTTTTCTTGTTTTTAAATAG
- the recG gene encoding ATP-dependent DNA helicase RecG: MPLQLNKEIRYVKGVGEKREKLFNKLNIYTLEDLLLYFPKKYLDLGSLKKISELQIDKYESFLGEVTEYIEEKKINKLTIIKIYVKDETGIIETVWFNQSYIKNILKPKEIFSFSGKIEKGYRFLQIKNPEFEKYDNTLIHTARIVPIYGLCENLSQKVIRNIIYNILEQNQLKFEDNIPIVIREKYNLSEVNFALKNIHFPDNNNSLEIAKKRFKFEEFYFFQLALLFLKKDIEQIEAISINNVSENFEKFKKLLTFNLTNAQERAIKEILDDLQSTKQMNRLIQGDVGCGKTVVAFAAAFVTIKDKFQVALMAPTEVLAYQHYLEAQKLFNDNIKICFLSGSTSKKQKVILLEKISNGEIDLVIGTHAIIQESINFKNLGLVITDEQHRFGVRQRIELTKKGNSPNILVMTATPIPRTLSLVMYGDLDISVIDELPPGRKKILTYAVDETFRKRINNFIKKQILEGRQVYWICPLIEESENLDAKSAIEFSKKLKEGEFKEFNIKCLHGRLSAKDRDKILQEFRDGLINILVSTTVVEVGVNVPNATVIVIENAERFGLAQLHQLRGRVGRGDFQSYCILINNSSSEISRKRMKIMQQSTNGFEVAEMDLKIRGPGDFFGDKQHGIMNFKIVNIFEDIDILKLARQAAIDTIRLELLDEKIITLIKKKYIEKLDNIGL; this comes from the coding sequence ATGCCTCTTCAACTTAATAAAGAAATACGTTATGTAAAAGGTGTTGGAGAAAAAAGAGAAAAATTATTTAATAAACTGAATATTTATACATTAGAAGATTTATTATTATATTTCCCAAAAAAATATCTTGATCTTGGTTCATTAAAAAAAATATCAGAATTACAGATTGATAAATATGAGTCTTTTTTAGGTGAAGTAACAGAATATATAGAAGAAAAAAAGATAAATAAATTAACAATTATAAAAATTTATGTAAAAGATGAAACTGGAATTATTGAAACTGTATGGTTTAATCAAAGTTATATTAAGAATATTTTAAAACCTAAAGAAATATTTAGCTTTTCAGGTAAAATAGAAAAAGGTTATAGATTTCTTCAAATAAAAAATCCTGAATTCGAAAAATATGATAATACACTGATACATACTGCAAGAATTGTACCAATATATGGATTATGCGAAAATCTTTCTCAAAAAGTAATAAGGAATATTATTTATAATATCTTAGAGCAAAACCAATTAAAATTTGAGGATAATATTCCGATTGTTATTAGGGAAAAATATAATTTAAGTGAAGTGAATTTTGCTCTTAAAAATATACATTTTCCTGATAATAATAATTCGCTTGAAATTGCTAAAAAACGATTTAAATTTGAAGAATTTTATTTTTTTCAGCTTGCATTATTATTTCTAAAAAAAGATATAGAACAAATTGAAGCTATTTCAATAAATAATGTATCAGAAAACTTTGAAAAATTTAAAAAATTGTTAACATTTAACCTCACTAATGCTCAAGAAAGAGCAATTAAAGAAATATTAGATGATCTTCAATCAACTAAGCAAATGAATAGATTGATTCAAGGAGATGTTGGATGCGGGAAAACTGTTGTAGCCTTTGCAGCAGCATTTGTTACTATAAAAGATAAATTTCAGGTAGCTTTAATGGCTCCAACAGAGGTTTTAGCTTATCAACATTACCTTGAAGCACAAAAATTATTTAATGATAATATAAAAATTTGTTTTCTGAGTGGATCAACAAGTAAAAAACAGAAAGTAATTTTACTTGAAAAAATAAGCAATGGTGAAATTGATTTAGTAATAGGAACACATGCTATCATTCAAGAGTCTATAAATTTTAAAAATCTTGGTTTAGTCATTACTGATGAACAGCATAGATTTGGAGTTAGACAAAGAATAGAACTAACAAAAAAAGGTAATTCTCCTAATATCTTAGTAATGACAGCCACTCCTATACCTAGAACATTAAGCCTTGTTATGTACGGTGATTTAGATATATCTGTAATTGATGAACTTCCTCCAGGTAGAAAAAAAATACTTACTTATGCCGTTGATGAAACATTTAGAAAACGAATAAATAACTTTATAAAGAAACAGATTTTAGAAGGACGTCAAGTATATTGGATTTGTCCATTAATTGAAGAATCTGAAAATCTTGATGCTAAATCAGCAATTGAATTTTCAAAAAAGTTAAAAGAAGGCGAATTTAAAGAATTTAATATCAAATGTTTGCATGGAAGGTTAAGTGCTAAAGATCGTGATAAAATATTGCAAGAATTTAGAGATGGACTAATTAATATATTAGTTTCAACAACAGTTGTAGAGGTTGGTGTTAATGTTCCTAATGCTACTGTTATTGTAATAGAAAATGCTGAAAGGTTTGGATTGGCTCAGTTACATCAATTAAGAGGAAGAGTTGGAAGAGGAGATTTTCAATCTTACTGTATTTTAATTAATAACAGTAGTTCTGAAATTTCAAGAAAGAGAATGAAAATTATGCAACAAAGCACAAATGGATTTGAAGTTGCTGAGATGGACCTAAAAATTAGAGGTCCAGGTGATTTTTTTGGTGATAAACAACATGGAATTATGAACTTTAAGATTGTTAATATTTTTGAAGATATTGATATTCTAAAATTGGCTAGGCAAGCAGCAATAGATACAATTAGGTTAGAGCTTTTAGATGAAAAGATTATAACATTAATAAAAAAGAAATATATAGAAAAATTAGACAATATTGGATTGTAA
- the rsmD gene encoding 16S rRNA (guanine(966)-N(2))-methyltransferase RsmD: protein MRVISGCAKGKRLKSIETESLRPTADRVKEALFNIIAPYLDETTIVGDFFAGTGNIGIEFLSRGVKEAIFVENDLRCINIIKENLKYTNLDSKAKVLRYNVLTFLRNSYKEYFDIIFVDPPYMTNLAQKTLESIFSENVLKKDGFVIVEYSKNNPIFESNFRIIRTEKYGDTILSFLKYGG, encoded by the coding sequence ATGAGAGTAATATCAGGATGTGCAAAAGGAAAAAGACTAAAATCAATAGAAACTGAAAGTTTAAGACCTACAGCTGATAGGGTTAAAGAGGCACTATTTAATATTATTGCACCTTATTTGGATGAAACCACAATTGTTGGTGATTTTTTTGCTGGAACAGGGAATATTGGTATTGAATTTTTAAGTAGAGGAGTAAAAGAAGCTATTTTTGTTGAAAATGATTTACGTTGTATAAATATTATTAAAGAAAACTTAAAGTATACAAATTTAGATTCAAAAGCTAAGGTTTTAAGGTACAATGTTTTAACCTTTTTACGAAATTCATACAAGGAATATTTTGATATTATTTTTGTAGATCCGCCTTATATGACAAATTTAGCTCAAAAAACTTTAGAATCAATATTTTCTGAAAACGTATTAAAAAAAGATGGTTTTGTAATAGTTGAATATTCAAAAAATAACCCTATTTTTGAAAGTAATTTTAGAATTATTCGAACAGAAAAATATGGTGATACAATTTTATCATTTCTAAAATATGGAGGTTAA
- a CDS encoding NOL1/NOP2/sun family putative RNA methylase gives MNLPESYKNTMIKLLGREDAQKVFELFSKDSYKGFRINTYKISADEFLKKMDRDFEKVPWCQDGYFYNHSEIKLSKHAYYFAGLIYIQEPSAMFAVEALNPQRGEKVLDLCASPGGKSVQIAARIGKEGFLVSNDIKPIRIKPLVKNIESLGITNTVILNNSPKEIADNFGTYFDKILVDAPCSGQGMFRKDPSSLKSWTDRQIIVCSNMQRQILTEVDKLLKVGGELVYSTCTFTIEENEEMLSWFLKKNPNYEVCEIDGFDGFEKGYINSDGIDARLNKAVRIYPHKVKGEGHFVCKLKKINESGKEEYKDFSIQSNLNKNEKQIIKNFVDRYLVNFEIDYNMIYKKSDKVFLANSIQYGNIIPIRNMLYLGELYKDRFYPSEHLAISLRKENFSQVVDLEKDDFRLQRYLKGETIENNEGYKGFTIFCVDGYTLGWAKAEGEIYKNFYPKGWRLE, from the coding sequence TTGAACTTACCGGAATCTTACAAAAATACAATGATAAAATTATTAGGAAGAGAAGATGCTCAAAAAGTATTTGAACTCTTTTCTAAAGATAGCTATAAAGGATTTAGAATTAATACTTATAAGATATCAGCAGATGAGTTTCTGAAAAAAATGGATAGAGATTTTGAAAAAGTTCCGTGGTGCCAAGATGGATACTTTTATAACCATTCTGAGATAAAACTAAGTAAGCATGCATATTATTTTGCTGGACTTATATATATACAAGAACCTTCAGCCATGTTTGCAGTAGAAGCTTTAAATCCTCAAAGAGGAGAGAAGGTACTCGATCTTTGTGCTTCTCCAGGTGGAAAGTCAGTTCAGATTGCAGCCAGAATTGGTAAAGAAGGTTTTCTTGTTTCAAATGACATAAAACCTATTCGAATAAAACCATTAGTTAAAAATATAGAATCATTAGGTATTACAAATACCGTTATATTGAATAACTCTCCAAAAGAGATAGCCGATAATTTTGGGACATATTTTGATAAAATTCTAGTTGATGCACCTTGTTCAGGACAAGGCATGTTTAGAAAAGATCCAAGTAGTTTGAAAAGTTGGACAGATAGACAAATAATAGTTTGTTCAAATATGCAAAGACAGATACTAACTGAAGTAGATAAACTATTAAAAGTAGGTGGTGAATTAGTTTATTCAACTTGTACTTTTACTATAGAAGAAAATGAAGAAATGCTTTCATGGTTTTTGAAAAAAAATCCTAATTATGAGGTATGTGAGATAGATGGCTTTGATGGTTTTGAAAAAGGGTATATTAATTCGGACGGAATAGATGCAAGGCTTAATAAAGCTGTGCGAATTTATCCTCACAAAGTAAAAGGTGAGGGGCATTTTGTATGTAAATTAAAGAAAATAAATGAAAGTGGCAAAGAAGAATACAAAGATTTTTCTATTCAATCAAATTTAAATAAAAATGAGAAACAAATTATTAAGAATTTTGTTGATAGATATTTAGTAAATTTTGAAATTGATTACAACATGATATATAAAAAATCTGACAAAGTATTTTTAGCAAATTCAATTCAATACGGAAATATAATACCAATAAGAAATATGCTTTATTTGGGTGAGCTATATAAAGATAGATTTTATCCATCAGAGCATTTAGCAATTTCACTTAGAAAAGAGAATTTTTCCCAAGTAGTTGACCTTGAAAAAGATGATTTTAGACTTCAAAGATACCTAAAAGGTGAAACAATTGAAAATAATGAGGGCTATAAAGGGTTTACTATATTTTGTGTAGATGGTTATACGCTAGGTTGGGCAAAAGCTGAAGGAGAAATTTATAAAAACTTTTATCCTAAAGGATGGAGATTAGAATAA
- a CDS encoding ATPase, translating into MNDNQSILELLDRIEDTIYNGKSVPFTSKVMVDKDEILELIKDIRILLPQELTQLKWAKEERKKILERAQKEADAILNDAENKVKSLIDDNEIVKLAQQRSEEIIQKAKEHAKEYRTMAEIYTIDLLEQAKKNIENIVREINDNVEQLKQKGSNYNK; encoded by the coding sequence ATGAATGATAATCAAAGTATTTTAGAACTTTTAGACAGAATAGAAGATACAATATATAATGGAAAGTCAGTTCCGTTTACATCAAAAGTTATGGTAGATAAAGATGAAATTTTGGAACTTATTAAAGATATTCGTATATTGTTACCACAAGAATTAACTCAATTGAAATGGGCAAAAGAGGAAAGAAAAAAGATTCTTGAAAGAGCTCAAAAAGAAGCAGACGCAATTCTTAATGATGCAGAAAACAAAGTAAAATCATTAATTGATGATAATGAAATAGTTAAACTTGCTCAACAAAGATCAGAAGAAATAATTCAAAAAGCAAAAGAACATGCAAAAGAGTATAGGACAATGGCAGAGATATATACTATTGATTTACTTGAACAAGCCAAGAAAAATATTGAAAATATAGTAAGAGAAATTAATGATAATGTTGAACAATTAAAACAAAAAGGTTCAAATTACAATAAATAA
- a CDS encoding small, acid-soluble spore protein, alpha/beta type, with product MARNKKLVPEATKALDQLKNEVATSIGVQLKPGYNGDLTTKQAGSIGGYMVKRMIQDYENRAAGK from the coding sequence ATGGCAAGAAATAAAAAGCTAGTTCCTGAAGCAACTAAGGCTTTAGACCAACTTAAGAATGAGGTTGCAACATCAATTGGTGTTCAGTTAAAACCAGGTTATAATGGTGATTTAACAACAAAACAGGCAGGTTCAATAGGCGGATATATGGTAAAAAGAATGATTCAAGACTATGAAAATAGGGCTGCAGGTAAATAA
- the coaD gene encoding pantetheine-phosphate adenylyltransferase → MNIGVYPGSFDPITNGHLDIIERSSKIFDKLIVAVLINPNKKSTFDIEERVQFIKESTQHLNNVEVEAFKGLLIDFMKLKDAKVIVKGLRAVSDFEYEFQMALLNKKLNPSIETIFMMTNSKYSYLSSSMVKEVARFGGCITDLVPKKIASKVMKKIYKKT, encoded by the coding sequence TTGAATATTGGAGTTTATCCTGGAAGTTTTGATCCAATTACCAATGGACATTTAGATATTATTGAAAGATCATCAAAGATATTTGACAAATTAATTGTTGCTGTTTTAATTAACCCTAATAAAAAGTCAACATTTGATATTGAAGAAAGAGTTCAATTTATAAAAGAATCTACACAACATTTAAACAATGTTGAAGTAGAAGCTTTTAAAGGTTTATTAATAGATTTTATGAAATTAAAAGATGCAAAGGTTATTGTTAAGGGACTAAGAGCTGTATCTGATTTTGAATATGAATTTCAAATGGCACTTTTAAATAAAAAATTGAACCCGTCTATTGAAACTATTTTTATGATGACAAATAGTAAATATTCTTATCTAAGTTCAAGTATGGTAAAAGAGGTTGCTAGATTTGGAGGTTGTATTACAGATCTAGTACCAAAGAAAATTGCTTCAAAGGTAATGAAGAAAATTTATAAAAAAACTTAG
- a CDS encoding Asp23/Gls24 family envelope stress response protein → MSAFYETELGKIEISNECIAKIIGISSMENYGVVGMASKSMTDGIVNLLGMENLQRGIKVTSNEGFINADIHIVVEYGTRIPVIAENIKERVTFAIEKLTGLKAGQINVFIDGIRIN, encoded by the coding sequence ATGAGCGCTTTTTACGAAACTGAATTAGGTAAAATTGAGATATCAAACGAATGTATTGCTAAAATTATTGGAATTAGCAGTATGGAGAACTATGGCGTTGTTGGTATGGCATCAAAAAGCATGACTGATGGAATTGTCAATTTATTAGGAATGGAAAACTTACAAAGAGGTATTAAAGTTACTTCTAATGAAGGCTTTATTAATGCTGATATTCACATTGTAGTAGAATATGGGACAAGAATACCTGTAATTGCCGAAAACATCAAGGAGCGAGTTACTTTTGCTATTGAAAAATTAACTGGATTGAAAGCAGGACAAATTAACGTTTTCATTGACGGTATTAGGATAAATTAG
- a CDS encoding nucleoside recognition protein — protein MKNKRGFIFNCLVIIICILYFIGIIIWPKDIIITTKKSVTIWFDSVLPALFPYFLIINILVETNILSIVSVIFTPFAKKLLGIPPIGVSTYLIGIFSGYPIGIKTVCSLYKNNKISMDEAKLLSMYVNNTSPLFIIGTCGVIMLNSYKLGIYMYLSHIIGSLVLGILLSRFFNSNLYSTSEKTIRINLELGTIIPHSVYDSSITIIMICGYITLFMNLNTIFNNLGIYNIISSIATNNTVIKSIINSILYGFFEMTNGIIAISNSQVNKIIKSIIMVLLVSWGGLSVHFQAISFLNHVNIQSKYYVIGKLLHSIIATFIYTILSFYLL, from the coding sequence ATGAAAAATAAAAGAGGATTTATTTTTAATTGTTTAGTAATCATTATTTGTATATTATATTTTATAGGAATAATTATTTGGCCAAAAGATATAATTATTACAACAAAAAAATCTGTTACTATATGGTTTGATTCAGTATTACCTGCTTTATTCCCATATTTCCTAATAATTAATATATTAGTTGAGACAAACATACTTAGTATTGTATCTGTTATTTTTACTCCTTTTGCAAAGAAACTTTTAGGTATCCCACCTATCGGAGTTTCTACCTATTTGATAGGCATATTTTCAGGATATCCTATTGGAATAAAGACAGTTTGTTCATTATACAAAAATAATAAAATTTCAATGGATGAAGCAAAACTATTGTCAATGTACGTTAATAATACAAGTCCACTATTTATTATTGGAACCTGCGGAGTAATAATGTTGAATTCATATAAACTAGGTATTTATATGTATCTATCACATATTATTGGAAGTTTAGTTTTAGGAATATTATTAAGTAGATTTTTCAATTCCAATTTATATTCAACTTCCGAAAAAACAATAAGAATAAATCTCGAACTTGGCACAATAATCCCACATTCTGTTTACGATTCATCAATTACAATAATAATGATTTGTGGGTATATAACACTATTTATGAATTTAAATACAATATTTAATAATCTTGGGATATATAATATTATTTCTAGTATTGCAACTAACAACACAGTAATAAAATCAATAATAAACTCAATTTTATATGGTTTTTTTGAAATGACAAATGGCATTATAGCAATCTCAAATAGTCAAGTAAATAAAATAATAAAATCAATTATTATGGTGTTATTAGTTTCTTGGGGTGGATTGTCAGTTCATTTTCAAGCAATATCTTTCTTAAACCATGTAAATATTCAAAGTAAATATTATGTAATCGGGAAATTATTACATTCTATCATTGCTACTTTTATTTATACAATTTTATCCTTTTATTTATTGTAA
- a CDS encoding class I SAM-dependent rRNA methyltransferase: MADVFLEKGKGLRVELGHPWVYKNEIKKIKGQFEDGDIVDVYNFKKKFIGKGFINTKSQITVRIISRNKNEIIDKNFFRERVKTAIDLRKSLGLKTNCRLIFAEADFLPGLIVDSFNDVLVMQVLSLGMEKVKGHIINALIEEVSPTAIYERNDVKVRELEGLSQNVGFVYGNSPTKLIIKENDVNIIVDIENGQKTGYFFDQRDNRLALKNYVYEAYVLDCFCHTGSFALNAAKFGAKKVIGVDISEIAINQSIENAKLNNLDDKCEFIEANVFDYLKELDEKKEKFDVIILDPPAFAKNMAAIEGAKRGYKEINLRAMKLLKKGGFLVTCSCSHYMKPDLFMDVIKSAAFDCKKNLKLIEYRYQAKDHPYLIGYDESLYLKCYIFQVL, encoded by the coding sequence GTGGCTGATGTTTTTTTAGAAAAAGGGAAAGGTTTACGTGTAGAATTAGGTCATCCTTGGGTTTATAAGAATGAAATCAAAAAGATAAAAGGTCAATTTGAAGATGGAGATATTGTTGATGTATATAATTTTAAAAAAAAATTTATTGGAAAAGGTTTTATAAATACTAAATCTCAAATTACTGTAAGAATTATTTCAAGAAACAAAAATGAAATTATTGATAAAAATTTCTTCAGAGAAAGAGTAAAAACAGCTATTGATCTTAGAAAAAGCTTAGGACTTAAAACAAACTGTAGACTTATATTTGCCGAAGCTGATTTTTTGCCAGGTCTTATTGTTGATAGCTTTAATGATGTATTAGTTATGCAAGTTTTATCACTTGGAATGGAAAAAGTTAAAGGACATATTATAAATGCATTGATTGAAGAAGTATCTCCAACAGCAATTTATGAAAGAAATGATGTTAAAGTTAGAGAATTAGAAGGACTATCACAGAATGTTGGATTTGTATATGGTAATTCACCTACAAAGTTAATTATTAAAGAAAATGATGTAAATATTATAGTTGATATTGAAAATGGGCAAAAAACTGGCTATTTTTTTGATCAGAGAGATAATAGATTAGCACTAAAAAATTATGTATATGAAGCTTATGTCTTGGATTGTTTTTGCCATACAGGATCTTTTGCATTAAATGCTGCTAAATTTGGAGCTAAAAAAGTTATAGGTGTTGATATATCAGAGATTGCAATAAACCAATCAATTGAAAATGCAAAATTGAATAATCTTGATGATAAATGTGAATTTATAGAAGCGAATGTTTTTGATTATTTAAAAGAACTTGATGAAAAGAAAGAAAAATTTGATGTAATAATTTTGGATCCACCTGCATTTGCAAAAAATATGGCTGCTATAGAAGGAGCAAAAAGAGGCTATAAAGAAATTAATTTAAGAGCAATGAAGCTTTTGAAAAAAGGTGGTTTTTTAGTTACTTGTTCATGTTCACATTATATGAAACCAGACTTGTTTATGGATGTAATAAAGTCGGCTGCTTTTGATTGTAAAAAGAATTTAAAACTTATTGAATATAGATATCAAGCAAAAGATCATCCTTACCTTATTGGATATGATGAATCCTTATATCTTAAGTGCTATATTTTTCAGGTTTTATAA
- a CDS encoding DAK2 domain-containing protein, whose amino-acid sequence MKLINAELLKNMLKASNNYLKANVEKVNALNVFPVPDGDTGTNMSYTLSAAVKEINGNNFSNVSELAQKASFGSLKGARGNSGVILSQLIRGFAKQLKDCKDLDTETFVKALTSATESAYRAVMKPTEGTILTVARGIAEDANNYFNSNKDIEIEELLEVCIKSGRKWLNKTPDLLPVLKEANVVDAGGMGLLIIFEGAYSYLVEGKLFEDYQETEIIETSKKDYIQNFDINFTYCTEFFINGLKKNIEKEFKEYLENIGDSIIVIQEGELLKTHVHTNYPGKVLDMALKYGELTNIKIDNMKYQHNEVISALENNYNIKEEEKITKKYGFIAVSAGEGFSEILKGLGVDIIIEGGQTMNPSTEDFINAIKSLPAENIFIFPNNKNIILAAEQSIKMINTIKNIHIFKTKNIPQCISALIKFDINANLGENINIMNEAIDGVVSAEITYAVRSTKLNGFDIKEGDIIGIIQKEIVSTGNNIYDVLLDTSKKIIENNQTKLLSIYYGTGVEEEILNNYVSKINEIYPDIDVEVYPSGNEIYYFVIASEK is encoded by the coding sequence ATGAAACTCATTAATGCTGAATTACTCAAGAATATGTTAAAAGCATCAAATAATTATTTAAAAGCTAATGTTGAAAAAGTTAATGCATTAAATGTTTTTCCTGTTCCAGATGGTGATACAGGTACTAATATGTCATACACTTTATCTGCCGCTGTAAAAGAGATAAACGGAAATAATTTTTCAAATGTTTCGGAATTAGCTCAAAAAGCATCATTTGGTAGTTTAAAAGGTGCACGCGGCAATTCTGGAGTTATTTTATCTCAATTGATAAGAGGCTTTGCTAAACAACTAAAAGATTGCAAAGATCTAGATACTGAAACATTTGTGAAGGCATTAACCTCTGCTACTGAAAGTGCTTATAGAGCTGTTATGAAGCCTACCGAAGGAACAATACTTACAGTTGCAAGAGGGATTGCAGAAGATGCAAATAATTACTTTAATAGCAACAAAGATATAGAAATAGAGGAATTACTAGAAGTTTGCATAAAAAGCGGAAGAAAATGGCTAAATAAAACCCCAGATTTATTACCGGTATTAAAAGAAGCAAATGTTGTAGATGCAGGTGGTATGGGGTTATTAATAATTTTTGAAGGTGCTTATAGTTATCTTGTAGAAGGTAAACTTTTTGAAGATTATCAAGAAACTGAAATAATTGAAACCTCAAAAAAAGATTATATACAAAATTTTGATATCAATTTTACTTATTGTACAGAGTTTTTTATAAATGGACTTAAAAAAAATATTGAAAAAGAATTTAAAGAATACCTTGAAAATATTGGTGATTCAATCATTGTTATTCAAGAAGGCGAATTATTAAAAACTCACGTCCATACAAACTATCCAGGAAAGGTACTTGATATGGCTTTAAAATATGGAGAACTTACCAATATAAAAATTGATAATATGAAATACCAGCATAATGAAGTAATATCAGCACTTGAAAATAATTATAATATTAAAGAAGAAGAAAAAATAACTAAAAAATATGGATTTATAGCTGTATCTGCTGGAGAGGGATTCAGCGAGATTTTAAAAGGTTTAGGTGTAGATATTATTATTGAAGGCGGTCAAACAATGAATCCAAGTACCGAGGATTTTATAAATGCAATAAAAAGCCTTCCAGCAGAAAATATTTTTATTTTTCCAAATAATAAAAATATAATATTAGCAGCTGAACAATCTATTAAAATGATTAACACTATTAAGAATATTCATATTTTTAAAACGAAAAATATTCCTCAATGTATATCTGCTCTAATAAAATTTGATATCAATGCTAATTTAGGTGAAAATATAAATATTATGAATGAAGCCATAGATGGTGTTGTATCTGCTGAAATAACTTATGCTGTTAGAAGTACTAAATTAAATGGGTTTGATATAAAAGAAGGAGACATAATAGGGATTATACAGAAAGAAATTGTATCAACAGGTAATAATATTTATGATGTATTATTAGACACTTCCAAAAAAATAATTGAAAATAATCAAACGAAACTACTAAGTATTTATTATGGCACAGGCGTAGAAGAGGAAATATTAAATAATTATGTTTCAAAAATAAATGAAATATATCCTGATATAGATGTAGAAGTTTATCCAAGTGGTAATGAGATATATTACTTTGTAATAGCAAGTGAGAAGTGA